One genomic window of Branchiostoma lanceolatum isolate klBraLanc5 chromosome 5, klBraLanc5.hap2, whole genome shotgun sequence includes the following:
- the LOC136434988 gene encoding leucine-rich repeat neuronal protein 1-like translates to MTKMRTILTLHLAVLLLLCSLQHISGKPWNTTCPLPSCACQLRERLTDSSHYIDAKTVDCSNQKLTAIPPGLPLDTEVLLLQVNNIASLGDSLHPLENLTELDLSQNDISNIDQSWFIGLKQLGKLQLQQNWIATIKSQDFLPLSNLRELHLDYNQITSLDDLAFMGLQVLQQLNLNGNNLTSVGRGWLEEVPRLKILHVGDNPVTMLEDGNFQPLYNLEHLILSGAGMVDLLPGVFHGLQNLRSLHLQNNRFMKIPSAALQKVPSLQYLELDYNPIVKITSHQIIKLPQLVQLQLNHMPKLTIIDSGAFQNLPNLRRLELSHNPALAYLHQDSFRGLPNLEILLLNNNALTVLYEDIVHSLPNLKQVRLEGNPLRCDCLMRWVGVNVTEINYLDRKALICNSPPEYHGMDLGSLIPDLMMRKCMPIIQPTFPSYLTVKENAHLTLDCRATGEPQPNIYWVLPNGDRFTSRNTSPRIKLTQEGTLEMSKIQVHDTGHYTCVAIDDGYGDSRTMLLNVSASTQTLFQLSASNITTHSIHLSWQTPYVQRVQAYLLQYTAMMMVGGVHVTYRALIPPEVQHYNLTNLVPSTNYKVCLTVADFHTHHQGTCITATTKMAASPPNQVGLIIAMVMGGMVTVGLLLALVSYGMRKYRVRHYHRAEMHHYIHDITSIPLTDLYSPITTSLWGRDNSMDA, encoded by the exons ATGACGAAGATGAGGACTATCCTGACTCTACACCTTGCTGTCCTCCTCCTGCTTTGCTCCCTGCAACATATTTCTGGCAAGCCTTGGAACACCACCTGTCCTCTGCCGTCCTGTGCATGTCAACTGCGAGAAAGGCTCACCGACTCCTCTCACTACATCGATGCTAAGACCGTGGACTGCAGCAACCAAAAGCTCACGGCCATCCCACCAGGCTTGCCTCTGGACACCGAGGTCCTCCTGCTCCAGGTCAACAACATAGCCAGCCTGGGGGACAGTCTCCACCCTCTGGAGAACCTGACAGAGCTGGACCTGTCTCAGAACGACATCTCCAACATCGACCAGAGCTGGTTCATCGGCCTGAAGCAGCTGGGGAAGCTGCAGCTCCAACAGAACTGGATCGCTACCATCAAGAGTCAGGACTTCCTCCCCCTGAGCAACCTGAGGGAACTGCACCTGGACTACAACCAGATCACGTCGCTGGACGACTTGGCCTTCATGGGTCTACAGGTGCTGCAACAGCTGAACCTCAACGGCAACAACCTGACGTCTGTGGGCAGGGGCTGGCTGGAGGAGGTCCCACGGCTGAAGATCCTCCATGTCGGCGACAACCCCGTCACGATGCTGGAGGACGGCAACTTCCAGCCGCTCTACAACCTGGAGCACCTGATCCTGTCAGGTGCAGGGATGGTCGACCTGTTACCTGGCGTGTTCCATGGACTACAGAACCTGCGCAGTCTTCACTTGCAGAACAACAGATTCATGAAG ATTCCATCAGCAGCTCTGCAAAAAGTGCCCAGCCTACAGTATCTAGAACTGGACTACAACCCCATCGTTAAGATCACCTCACACCAGATCATCAAGCTGCCCCAGCTGGTACAGCTACAGCTAAACCACATGCCCAAGCTGACCATTATCGACAGTGGAGCCTTCCAAAATCTGCCCAACCTCCGGCGTTTAGAGCTCTCACACAACCCAGCGTTAGCATACCTGCATCAGGACTCCTTCAGAGGTCTCCCCAACCTGGAAATCCTTCTGCTAAACAACAACGCCCTGACAGTGCTGTACGAAGACATTGTGCACAGCCTACCCAACCTGAAACAAGTCAGGTTAGAGGGCAATCCCCTCCGCTGTGACTGCCTCATGCGCTGGGTTGGCGTCAACGTCACTGAAATCAACTACCTGGACAGAAAAGCCTTGATCTGCAACTCGCCACCTGAGTACCATGGAATGGACTTGGGAAGCTTGATTCCAGACCTGATGATGAGAAAATGCATGCCAATCATCCAGCCCACCTTCCCTTCATACCTCACAGTGAAGGAAAACGCACACCTCACCCTGGACTGTAGGGCCACGGGGGAACCCCAGCCTAACATCTACTGGGTACTCCCTAACGGTGACCGCTTCACAAGCAGGAACACCTCACCAAGGATCAAGCTCACACAGGAGGGGACACTTGAGATGTCAAAAATTCAG GTTCACGACACTGGCCACTACACGTGTGTAGCGATCGACGATGGATACGGGGACAGCCGTACGATGCTGCTGAACGTGAGCGCCAGCACGCAGACGCTGTTCCAGCTGTCAGCCTCCAACATCACTACCCACTCCATCCACCTGAGCTGGCAGACGCCCTACGTGCAGCGTGTGCAGGCCTACCTGCTGCAGTACACCGCCATGATGATGGTCGGCGGCGTGCACGTCACCTACCGCGCCCTCATCCCGCCCGAGGTGCAGCACTACAACCTGACCAACCTGGTCCCATCCACCAACTACAAGGTGTGTCTGACCGTGGCCGACTTCCACACGCACCACCAGGGAACCTGCATCACAGCCacgaccaagatggcggcgtcgcCACCCAACCAGGTCGGCCTCATCATCGCCATGGTGATGGGCGGCATGGTGACGGTGGGGCTGCTGCTGGCGCTGGTGTCGTATGGGATGAGGAAGTACCGCGTGCGACACTACCACCGGGCGGAGATGCACCACTACATTCACGACATCACCTCCATACCCCTGACAGACCTGTACAGCCCCATAACCACGTCGTTATGGGGGAGGGACAACAGCATGGACGCATGA